A section of the Sebastes fasciatus isolate fSebFas1 chromosome 5, fSebFas1.pri, whole genome shotgun sequence genome encodes:
- the misp gene encoding uncharacterized protein misp isoform X2, which translates to MFRYTPPWQVLCHSLDHDTKKPSAVDRQDVLTPQSFQTSSSVQRLPPSEPLPAAGHAAPPAAMDSVPRRWVLKPLSPLLQPSDLRTIAGPPRSDSSDLDDPVFTSDSISVARSHSSVVVSSQQGDGSGDVVVQGRLVAVSQDGGSTSDEWHPSSPSSPSSPSSSLGSHCGFYSFVEDPVSPEAEQNEAWMVSPQRQTQLATLKEEKGFKLQTYTSSRKPESLFADSNGDSQYNLDLKNNVEVVREEEEKQLRKEIIRGQAPKKNPTFKDQLENLDLMTQLTEGFSVSYSPASSRPEPPCIAEPGSIDKEQINFSAARQQFLKMEQDRLIATPRPLWSTRTHLNMSLQPGPDVSSSKQVEVYDGVEVSEDTTPFKPAGEDETYRERKVTVCRTEESLSRQSGVFDDLNSGLEELPVEVGGGYTSDEGVFTDNTRQDNRSGYETPIEREIRLVQEREENLRRFRGLKHSDSRTEIVEIKTKRLQSPLTPVRAKEKNRVSFIIQREIQKEIQRKEEPQQQGGILRRYSPDPPQALEEPQEQGGILRRYSPDPPQALEEPQEQGGILRRYSPDPPQGPEDIEGQVDQQDQDKRTEERLQSEFGNADVFPSPCCPHRHPEETETDISQMSSAPSSFSGRDSEVQDTRGFRQDRTSTPRRDTTSTTPGSWRENLESTGLQSRGQGAPDFIEKEIEEALRREQELRELREPKEPREPREPREPREPKEPREPREPREPREPREPKEPREPREPREPREPKEPREPKEPREPREPREPKEPREPREPKEPREPREPREPREPTEPTEPREPREPREPKEPREPREPRELTELTEPREETDGKLFSPAPLVEQATKMAVSQFYPPVNTDKPVTVSSPRPFVRLPSLSFITAQPWSSSPPPRSSSSPPPLRGLTETLLQDFEERRVKYAGIQPVDDVNNEVVESTRVTRHKNQRALRWEAGVFSNQADQ; encoded by the exons ATGTTCCGGTACACTCCTCCCTGGCAGGTTCTGTGTCACAGTCTGGACCACGACACCAAG AAACCCTCGGCAGTTGACCGTCAGGATGTTCTGACTCCTCAGAGTTTCCAAACATCGAGCTCCGTTCAGCGTCTTCCTCCATCAGAACCTCTGCCCGCCGCCGGCCACGCAGCTCCTCCTGCCGCCATGGACAGCGTCCCCCGGAGGTGGGTGCTGAAGCCGCTGTCCCCCCTGCTGCAACCCTCAGACCTGCGCACCATCGCCGGCCCCCCCCGCAGCGACTCCTCTGACCTCGACGATCCGGTCTTCACCTCTGACAGCATCTCCGTCGCTCGTAGTCATTCCTCGGTGGTCGTCTCCTCGCAGCAGGGTGACGGGTCCGGGGACGTGGTGGTTCAGGGCCGGCTGGTCGCGGTGTCACAGGATGGAGGGAGCACCAGCGACGAGTGGCATCCCAGCAGCCCCAGCAGTCCCAGCAGTCCCAGCAGCAGCCTGGGCTCTCACTGCGGCTTCTACTCCTTCGTAGAGGATCCGGTGAGTCCCGAAGCCGAGCAGAACGAAGCCTGGATGGTCTCACCGCAGCGACAGACTCAGCTGGCAACCCTGAAGGAGGAGAAAGGattcaaactacagacctacacAAGCAGCAGGAAGCCAGAGAGTCTGTTCGCAGATAGCAACGGAGACTCACAGTACAACCTGGATTTGAAGAACAACGTCGAAGTGGTccgggaggaagaggagaagcagCTTCGGAAGGAGATCATTCGCGGCCAAGCACCGAAGAAGAACCCAACATTCAAAGATCAGCTGGAGAATCTGGATCTGATGACCCAACTGACAGAAGGGTTCAGTGTGAGCTACAGTCCTGCCAGCTCCAGACCAGAACCTCCCTGCATTGCTGAACCCGGGAGCATCGACAAGGAGCAGATCAACTTCAGCGCTGCCCGACAACAGTTCCTGAAGATGGAGCAGGACCGTCTGATTGCGACCCCCCGCCCTCTGTGGTCCACAAGAACACATCTGAACATGTCTCTGCAGCCAGGTCCGGATGTGTCCTCGTCAAAGCAGGTGGAGGTGTACGACGGCGTTGAGGTGAGCGAAGATACAACTCCATTTAAACCAGCAGGAGAAGATGAGACCTACCGAGAGAGGAAGGTGACGGTGTGCCGGACTGAGGAGAGTCTCAGCCGGCAGAGCGGTGTGTTCGATGACCTGAACTCCGGCTTGGAGGAGCTGCCTGTGGAGGTGGGCGGTGGCTACACCAGTGATGAAGGCGTGTTCACCGACAACACTCGGCAAGATAACAGGAGTGGCTATGAGACCCCGATCGAAAGGGAGATCCGGTTGGTTCAGGAACGTGAGGAGAACCTACGACGCTTTCGGGGGCTGAAGCACAGTGACAGCAGAACAGAGATAGTCGAGATCAAAACCAAACGTTTACAGTCGCCGCTGACGCCCGTCAGAGCCAAAGAGAAGAACCGAGTCAGCTTCATCATCCAGCGTGAGATCCAGAAGGAGATCCAGAGGAAGGAGGAGCCTCAGCAGCAGGGAGGGATCCTGAGACGGTACAGTCCAGATCCTCCACAGGCCCTGGAGGAGCCTCAGGAGCAGGGAGGGATCCTGAGACGGTACAGTCCAGATCCTCCACAGGCCCTGGAGGAGCCTCAGGAGCAGGGAGGGATCCTGAGACGGTACAGTCCAGATCCTCCACAGGGGCCGGAGGACATAGAGGGGCAGGTTGACCAACAGGACCAGGACAAGAGGACAGAAGAAAGACTTCAGTCTGAGTTTGGAAACGCTGACGTCTTCCCATCGCCGTGCTGTCCTCATCGACACCCCGAAGAAACCGAGACGGACATCAGCCAAATGAGTTCAGCTCCTTCTTCCTTCTCTGGTAGGGACTCAGAGGTTCAGGATACAAGAGGTTTCCGCCAAGATCGAACATCGACACCTCGCCGCGATACGACCTCAACCACGCCTGGGTCCTGGAGGGAGAACCTGGAGTCCACCGGCCTGCAGTCTAGAGGACAAGGAGCTCCAGATTTCATCGAGAAGGAGATCGAGGAGGCGCTGAGACGGGAGCAGGAGCTGAGGGAGCTGAGGGAGCCGAAGGAGCCGAGGGAGCCGAGGGAGCCGAGGGAGCCGAGGGAGCCGAAGGAGCCGAGGGAGCCGAGGGAGCCGAGGGAGCCGAGGGAGCCGAGGGAGCCGAAGGAGCCGAGGGAGCCGAGGGAGCCGAGGGAGCCGAGGGAGCCGAAGGAGCCGAGGGAGCCGAAGGAGCCGAGGGAGCCGAGGGAGCCGAGGGAGCCGAAGGAGCCGAGGGAGCCGAGGGAGCCGAAGGAGCCGAGGGAGCCGAGGGAGCCGAGGGAGCCGAGGGAGCCGACGGAGCCGACGGAGCCGAGGGAGCCGAGGGAGCCGAGGGAGCCGAAGGAGCCGAGGGAGCCGAGGGAGCCGAGGGAGCTGACGGAGCTGACGGAGCCGAGGGAGGAGACTGATGGGAAGCTcttctctccagctcctctggTGGAACAGGCAACCAAGATGGCCGTCAGTCAGTTCTACCCACCTGTAAACACAG ATAAACCCGTCACTGTGTCCTCTCCTCGTCCCTTCGTCCGTCTGCCCTCCCTGTCCTTCATCACCGCTCAGCCCTGGTCCTCCTCACCTCCCccccgctcctcctcctcccccccccctctcagaGGTCTGACGGAGACTCTGCTGCAGGACTTTGAGGAGAGACGAGTCAAA TATGCGGGAATTCAGCCGGTCGACGACGTGAATAACGAG GTCGTTGAGTCGACTCGAGTTACTCGCCATAAGAACCAACGCGCTCTGCGCTGGGAGGCCGGGGTGTTCTCCAACCAGGCGGACCAGTGA